Below is a genomic region from Isosphaeraceae bacterium EP7.
TCGGTGGATCCGGTCAGGCGGAGGGCTCGCTGGCACGGCCGATGGCGGCCCGGGTGACTTCGGCCTTGAGGCGTCCGAGCACCCCGTGCAGCCCGCGGACCCTGAGCATGCCCAGGATCTCCGGCAGGCCGATGCGCTCGATCAGGTCGTTGGGGATCGACAGCACGTCCTCGATGGTGGCCTCTTTCAGCCCCTCGACGAGGATGGCCACAAATCCACGCACCGTGGGGGCCTCGATGGGCGCATCGGCGTGGAATTCGATCCGATCGCCGTGCAACTCGACGAAGAGGTAGACAGGCGACTGGCATTCCTCGACGCGATGCGCTGCGTCTTTCATGTGGTCGAGCTTGGCGGGCAGCGGCGGCAGGTTCCGCGCGAAGTCGATGAGCAGCTCGATCCGCTCCTGGCGGTCGGCGCCGCCCAGTTCCGACACGATCTCGTCGAGTGCTGCGGCGGACACGGGACCTCCTGGTGGCGGAGCCTACTCGGGCCGACCGGCGGGGCGTGCACTGTGGCTCCCCGCCGGTTCAGGCCGGTTCCTAGCGAGCAAACCAAGCGGGGCTCAGGCCCCCTTGACGATTGGCACCCGGACGAGGTTGCCCCACTCGGTCCACGAGCCGTCGTAGTTGCGCACGGTCGGGTAGCCCAGCAGGTAGGTCAGGACGAACCAGGTCAGGCTCGACCGCTCGCCGATCCGGCAGTAGGCCACCACATTATCGGTGGGCTTCAGGCCGGCCTCGGACTCAAAGATGACCTTCAACTCGTCGGCCGTCTTGAACGTCCCGTCCTCATTGACGGCCAGCGACCAGGGGACGCTCTTGGCGCCCGGGATGTGGCCGCCGCGGAGGGCGCCCTCTTCCGGGTAGTTCTCCATGTGCGTCCGCTCGCCGGTGAACTCTTTGGTGCTGCGCACGTCGATCAGCGGCAGGCCCGCCTTCTGGTGAGCGAGCACGTCGTCGCGGAAGCAGCGGATCGACGCCTCGGCGGCGGCCGCGGGGTCGACCGTGTACGTCACCTTGGGATAGCTGGGAACTTCGACGGTCAGCTCACGCTTCTGGTCGGTCCAGAGCTTGCGGCCGCCGTTCATGATCCGGCAGTCCTTGTGGCCGAACAGCTTGAAGGCCCAGAAGGCGTAGCAGGCCCACCAGTTCGACTTGTCGCCATAGAAAACGACAGTCGTGTCGTTGGAGATCCCCGAGCGCTCGCAGATCTCGGCGAACTTGGCGGCGTCGATATAGTCTCGAAGGATCTGGTGCTGAAGGTCCCCCTGCCAGTCGACCTTCACCGCGCCCGGGATGTGACCCATCTCGTACAGCAGGATGTCCTCGTCGCTCTCGACGATCCGGACCTTGGGGTCATTCCTGTGCTGCTCGACCCAGTCGGCGGAGACGAGGACTTCGGGGTGGACATAGGCAGCGGCCATGGGCGGAGACTCTCCGGGGGCTTCCGTGGGATGGGGCGAGGGGCAACGTTCCGGGGCCGACTCGACTCGTCTCGTCGAGGAGTCGGGCCCGGGGTCAGCCCCCCGCCCGTCGAGGGATCAGGATTGATGTCAGAGGTTGAGCTTGGTGGCGACGGCCTGGCGCAGGGTTTCCTGCACGGGCTCCATCTCGACCCGGTCGTAGACCTTGGCGAAGAAGCCTTCGACGATCAGGCGGACGGCCGTCTCGCGTTCGATGCCGCGTGCCTGGGCGTAGAAGACCATCTCTTCGTCGACCCGCCCGGCGGTGGCGCCGTGGGTGCAGCGGACGTCGTTGGCCTCGATCTCCAGGCCGGGGATCGAGTCGGCACGCGCGGTGTCGGCCAGCAGAAGGCTGTCGTTCTTCTGGTAGGCGTCGGTCTTCTGGGCGGCCTTCTCGACCCGGATCATGCCCTTCCAGACGATCCGCGACTTGTCCTTGAGCCCGCCTTTATAAAGCAGGTCGCTGGTCGTGCGCGGGGCCTGGTGGTCCTGGCGGGTGAAGTAGGAGAGGTGCTGGCGTCCCGATGTGAAGAGGATACCGTTGACCTGGGCATCGGCCTTCTCGCCAGCCAGGGCGACTTCCTGGTTGACCTTGGAGAGCCTCGAGCCGAGCCCGCCGACGGTCCATTGCAGCTTCGCCTCGGCGCCCACGTAGGCACGCTCTCGGCTGAAGTGCCAGGTGGCCTGGTCCCAGTTCTGGATGTTGACGAACCGGAGCTTCGAGCCCGCGGCCAGGTGCAGCGCGACGCCGCCGTTGTGGAATCCGGGGGCCTCGGCCCGGCCGATGCCGGTCGTCTCGCGGACGAGGGTCGCCTCGGCACCTTCCTCGAGCACGACGAGCGTGTGGTCGAGGTCGACGTTGCCCTCGGCGCCCAGGCCGACGAGCGAGTAGAGCGGGACGTCGACCTTCACGCCTTTGGGGACGTAGAGCATGACGCCGCCGGTGCGGAAGGCGGCGTGCATCATCG
It encodes:
- a CDS encoding SufE family protein, which gives rise to MSAAALDEIVSELGGADRQERIELLIDFARNLPPLPAKLDHMKDAAHRVEECQSPVYLFVELHGDRIEFHADAPIEAPTVRGFVAILVEGLKEATIEDVLSIPNDLIERIGLPEILGMLRVRGLHGVLGRLKAEVTRAAIGRASEPSA
- a CDS encoding sulfurtransferase; this encodes MAAAYVHPEVLVSADWVEQHRNDPKVRIVESDEDILLYEMGHIPGAVKVDWQGDLQHQILRDYIDAAKFAEICERSGISNDTTVVFYGDKSNWWACYAFWAFKLFGHKDCRIMNGGRKLWTDQKRELTVEVPSYPKVTYTVDPAAAAEASIRCFRDDVLAHQKAGLPLIDVRSTKEFTGERTHMENYPEEGALRGGHIPGAKSVPWSLAVNEDGTFKTADELKVIFESEAGLKPTDNVVAYCRIGERSSLTWFVLTYLLGYPTVRNYDGSWTEWGNLVRVPIVKGA
- the sufD gene encoding Fe-S cluster assembly protein SufD — encoded protein: MSSVTASTPAAAAIGGFSEAAFEASLASRDEPRWLVDRRRAAFQAFKSTPLPTTRDDEWRRTDIRALKLDNFGPPTIDPSVDAIAAMEAAHATLASYCATGIQQVNGRVTRTADTSKLGGAILLDLATAAAEYPQILEKYLASDPAVVGGDAFSMMHAAFRTGGVMLYVPKGVKVDVPLYSLVGLGAEGNVDLDHTLVVLEEGAEATLVRETTGIGRAEAPGFHNGGVALHLAAGSKLRFVNIQNWDQATWHFSRERAYVGAEAKLQWTVGGLGSRLSKVNQEVALAGEKADAQVNGILFTSGRQHLSYFTRQDHQAPRTTSDLLYKGGLKDKSRIVWKGMIRVEKAAQKTDAYQKNDSLLLADTARADSIPGLEIEANDVRCTHGATAGRVDEEMVFYAQARGIERETAVRLIVEGFFAKVYDRVEMEPVQETLRQAVATKLNL